The Gemmatimonadetes bacterium SCN 70-22 genome has a segment encoding these proteins:
- a CDS encoding 1-pyrroline-5-carboxylate dehydrogenase: protein MPPTANEPVRAYAPGSPEKASLKKRLASMASERIEVPVIIGGKEFRSGDIGHAVMPHKHAHILADYHKANPAQVDLAIQAAVTAQKEWSQWSWEDRAAVFLKAADLLAGPWRDTVNAATMLGQSKTVFQSEIDAACELIDFWRLNAQYAQEIYHEQPMSSAGVWNMSDYRSLEGFVYAISPFNFTAIGGNLAGSPALMGNGIVWKPAATAMLSGYYIMKLLEEAGLPPGVINFVPGDPVMISDKVLSHRDLAGVHFTGSTGVFNSMWKTIGSNMANYRSYPRIVGETGGKDFMIAHPSADAQAFAVGLVRGAYEYQGQKCSAASRAYVPKSLWPAVRDAMVAMINDIRMGDTRDFRNFMGAVIDKRAFDKISGYLADAKQNAKIIAGGGARGEEGYFIEPTLVEAPTPDYRLMCEEIFGPVLTVFVYDDDKWHETLETVDRTSPYGLTGAVFSRDRQAVREALVTLRNAAGNFYINDKCTGAVVGQQPFGGSRGSGTNDKAGSKLNLLRWVSPRSIKETFVPPVAYQYPFMGEE from the coding sequence ATCCCGCCCACCGCGAACGAACCCGTCCGCGCCTACGCTCCGGGCTCGCCGGAGAAGGCCTCGCTGAAGAAGCGCCTCGCGTCGATGGCGTCGGAGCGGATCGAGGTCCCGGTCATCATCGGGGGGAAGGAGTTCCGGTCGGGCGACATCGGGCATGCGGTCATGCCGCACAAGCACGCCCACATCCTGGCCGACTACCACAAGGCCAACCCGGCGCAGGTCGACCTCGCCATCCAGGCGGCGGTGACGGCGCAGAAGGAGTGGTCGCAGTGGAGCTGGGAAGACCGGGCGGCGGTCTTCCTCAAGGCGGCCGACCTGCTGGCCGGGCCGTGGCGCGACACGGTGAACGCGGCCACGATGCTGGGCCAGTCGAAGACGGTCTTCCAGTCCGAGATCGACGCCGCCTGCGAGCTGATCGACTTCTGGCGCCTCAATGCACAGTACGCGCAGGAGATCTACCACGAGCAGCCGATGTCGAGCGCGGGGGTGTGGAACATGAGCGACTACCGGTCGCTCGAAGGATTCGTCTACGCCATCTCGCCGTTCAACTTCACCGCCATCGGCGGCAACCTCGCCGGCTCACCGGCGCTGATGGGGAACGGGATCGTCTGGAAGCCGGCGGCGACGGCGATGCTCTCCGGCTACTACATCATGAAGCTGCTGGAAGAGGCGGGGCTTCCGCCCGGGGTGATCAACTTCGTCCCCGGCGACCCGGTCATGATCAGCGACAAGGTCCTCTCGCACCGCGACCTGGCCGGCGTGCACTTCACCGGGAGCACCGGCGTCTTCAACTCGATGTGGAAGACGATCGGGAGCAACATGGCGAACTACCGCTCGTACCCGCGCATCGTGGGCGAGACGGGGGGGAAGGACTTCATGATCGCCCACCCCTCGGCCGACGCGCAGGCGTTTGCGGTGGGGCTGGTGCGCGGCGCGTACGAGTACCAGGGACAGAAGTGCTCGGCGGCGAGCCGCGCGTACGTGCCGAAGTCGCTGTGGCCCGCGGTGCGCGATGCGATGGTCGCGATGATCAACGACATCCGCATGGGCGACACGCGTGACTTCCGCAACTTCATGGGCGCGGTGATCGACAAGCGGGCCTTCGACAAGATCTCGGGGTACCTGGCGGACGCGAAGCAGAACGCGAAGATCATCGCCGGCGGCGGGGCGCGCGGCGAGGAAGGGTATTTCATCGAGCCCACGCTCGTGGAGGCGCCCACCCCCGACTACCGCCTGATGTGCGAGGAGATCTTCGGGCCGGTGCTCACGGTCTTCGTCTACGACGACGACAAGTGGCACGAGACGCTCGAGACGGTCGATCGCACGTCGCCCTACGGCCTCACCGGCGCCGTCTTCTCGCGCGACCGCCAGGCGGTGCGCGAGGCGCTGGTCACGCTGCGCAACGCGGCCGGCAACTTCTACATCAACGACAAGTGCACCGGTGCCGTCGTGGGGCAGCAGCCGTTCGGCGGCTCGCGCGGCTCCGGGACGAACGACAAGGCCGGGTCGAAGCTCAACCTGCTGCGCTGGGTGAGCCCGCGGTCGATCAAGGAGACGTTCGTGCCACCGGTGGCGTACCAGTACCCGTTCATGGGAGAAGAGTAG